TAATGAATTTAcagttcaaaagaaaaaaaaaactatgagtTTCATCAATTGTTAGGATGCCATAATTTCTATCTAAAAACGTGGTTTCACTTCTCTGTGGAACGACCAAACAATATTAATCCCTGCCAATGAGAATTGAATTCGAGTGGAGGAGTACCCTAGTATACACTCTTTTACCACTAGACCAACAGATTATTGGTTCACCGtaatatttatacattataCTAAATTGAACTTGCACTTTAAAATCACTACTAAGATAAGAAATACACCAGGCGCAGGgtaagtttatttgtatatattatcgattttttttatatttgatcgttttatttatacatatacaatgtttttgttgttttatataatttctttccgatggaccggatcaatttttattaaaaatttgtgaaactaaactataattaatatatcatgggttgatcggattcgacattaaataaattatgacataaaaaacttatttttttccaCCGAACACATTCTTGGAAAAATGAACAGTGATGTttccacagttgaattattttgacttttatcttcaatatggttttgaaaggtttcagatcaaccatcgaattgatacatgtcattttaatgcttttagtcgtatgcttaaggaaaacttacatttttgtaatttaaagtcgttttaaaaaatttaaaatataacatataagaaaaaatctaacataaaataaaaatataacatataaggttttctcatttttataatttaaagtcgttttaaaaaaataaaaccataacatataaggttttctaatttttgtaatttaaaatcatttaaaaaaaaattaaaatataacatataagaaaaaaatctaattttttattatatgattaatgtgattgtttaatttttaataatataaaattaaacaaaaatgaagaaggatgcataaaattgttatcaaaattttattattcatagtcattaattgtcatatatatgttaatcatattaggtaattatgtagcttttatttaaggaaagaatacacgttttttatattttgggttaatataatgttccctGGTAATTGGATTTGGACCaacattttttcaattgattcttaagctGCCACGTAATCTAAATTACCATCCTAATTAAGTGACACCTAAACAGAgtctctttttaattaatacaagcTTAAGGTGATCTTCagttaatatataggggattgtaATGTGTGATTAAGGTTCTTTTTGTCTGAAAGCATTTTGTTACTTTTTTGTTTGCTTGTTAAAAAGGCATTTTGTTACTAAATTTACAATTTAATCTtcagttatatataattattattttcaaatttatttccATGAAATATTTAAGTCCTTTCCCAATTAATTTTCTATCGTCATCGGCAAACTACCTACATGAATCTTGCACATTAAACAATTAGCATCAAGTTCTTACCGAATTATAACATGAATTGATGATCACATTAAAAATCCACCTAAATTTAATTCCTAAAATGCTTTAACAATAACCACTGATTAATAATGGTCTCTATAATTATACTTCCTCTTGGTTAATTTAATTCAAATGTTACGAACACCTACCATATGTAATCAAACGTTCTctcttttgaaaacatataaatcatatattcaaattttttgttaCAACATGAAACAGATGTTATTATACAAAGTCAAATGTTTTGACCAATTAGAATCCCAAAGAGAAACTTCCCTAAGGACTCTCGGTATCCTTAACCGGTGATTCTTCCTCCGTGACGCTCTTCAAAACTCCCACGACATGAGAATCACATCTTGCTACGTACTGCTGCACCACCAACACCGAGGCCACCATCGAAACACTTTCACTTGACGTTAACAAGTTCCCGACCGGACCAAGCTCTGGCGTGTCGCTTCTTAACACGTTTAGTCCCGACGCAACTGAACCATCAGGTGACTTCCCCACCAAGAAAAGATTGCTTCTTGAATATTCTTTGATAGCCTCACAAACTTCTTCGTGACATTTCACGATTCTCTCTTCGTAAACGATCTGAGATacagaatcagaatcagaacGAGAGGTGTCTTGTTCTTTGATCTTTGCTTTAAGTTCGGTAATAGTTTCTATATCAGTCAATCTGGTCTCCCCTGAGCAAGAACCGGCTTGATCTTCGGTTATCTCTAGCTTCACATTTTCCGGTTTAAACTCCTCACTAGGAATAAACCGAACAACGGTTAACGTTATACCAGGATGTTCCGCCATACGCACCGCAAACGCTAACGCCTCGCGATCATCATTCCCTCCAAAAAACAAAACCGTTATAGCCAACGAGAAATCGCTGGACGCGACACGAGTCGTACCACCAAGACCACGATCAACAAGAATCGCGACAGAACATGGAGACTCATCCATAACCTTCTTGTTGATCGAACGGTAATCGTTCCTAGTCGTCTCCCATGTTCTGTCCAGCCTAACGTGCTTGTGAAACGGAAGAATCACCATACCGACGCTTTTGCGTTCAGCGCTTCGGCATATGTCTTCATGTATAGTCGATATCGCTGAGATCGCCGTCATTGGACGGACAGAGACACGGCTGAGTCTCCTGAAAGCCTCGAATGCAACCACCACCATGTCGGAAGAGCTAGTCCCAGGTTTGTCTTTGTTCCAGAAAGGGAGACCGTTTTTTCTGACCTTGTGGGCCATTAGTATAGCTGATGATCTCTCGGAAAGCTCCATCAGATGCATCGCGTAGACTGATAGGCTTTCTTTACGGTTCGTGCCTCGGGACGCTTCTATGAGGTTGACTATGGTGGGAATGTTCATTATGCTGTGGAAACAGAACATGAGACGGAGCGGTTTGTTCGACTGGTTCGTTTCCTCGACCGTTTGGTTCTTGAAATTGCCTTTGGTTATGGATTTACCCGGTTTATACACCGCTAAAACCAAAGGAGTCGTCATGAACGTAGTGAATATAGCCATTAGTACCATTATAGCAAAGACTTGGTCGTTCAAAACCTGTGGAGAAACATTAAATAATTAGGTAATTGCGcgaatatttatacaaaatagtTTATAGTTCCAATTGGTGACACGTTGAAttttaataaaagttataattCTATGTAAGTTGCAGTAAAAAGTATGTggtagaaaatataaatttatgtaataAGTTTGCTGTAAAAATATGTGTCTTACCCCTCTGTCTTTACCAATGTTAAGGACGATGAGCTCAACAAGACCTTTCGTGTTCATCAAGAAACCGAGTGCTAACGACTGGTCAAGTGGAACTTTGCAGTAAAGAGAAACCCCCACCGTGCCGACAATTTTACCGAAACAAGCagtaaaaataaccaaaaccaAAAGCCCCCAAGACTGAGCTCCTTGTATCGTCGCAACATCGGTCTTCAAACCGCTTGAGACGAAGTAAAGTGGCAAGAAAAGACCTGACACAAGGTCCTCAACTTTCTCAACAAGAGAGTTCGCGAAGTTACCTTCTTTAGGGAAGATAACACCGATCACAAACGCACCGAACAAAGCGTGTATCCCAATCAAGTCAGTGACAAAGCTAGCAGCAAGAACAATACCTAACGTGTAACACACGTATTGTTCTTTAACCGGTTCCCCTTCAGGACAACGTTTAGCTATCCACTTGATCCCCGGTTGCACGGCATAGATACAGAACAGGACAAAACCACAACCAGCTAGAAAGACCCATAGAGAAGTTAAAGGAGAGTTCCCATCGCCGGAGAGAGCCACCGCGAGAGCAAGTAGAATCCAAGCGGCCACGTCGTTAACCGCAGCAGCGGACAAAGCTATCTTCCCAATATCagttgtaagaagcttgatctcAGCGAGAATACGAGCCAATACGGGAAAGGCGGTGATGGAGAGAGCAACGCCCATGAAGACAAGGAAAGGAGCTTTGCTAACACCATCAGCAATGGAGCTACGGAGAACAAACGAAGTTCCAATGCCGAGGATGAAAGGGAGAGTGATTCCTGCTAGGGCGATGGAGAGAGCTTTCTTTCCTGTTCGCTTGAGGGACTTAGGGTCGAGCTCGAGACCaacgaggaagaggaagaagatgagtcCTAAGTTTGCAAGTGTGTCAAGAACCGTCAGACTCTTTGCTGGGAAGACTGTGTTGAGAAACTTCGAGCTTTTGCCAAGAGCTGATGGACCAAGTAATATTCCACCCTAAAAACCCAAaagcaacaaaataaaaattacattctattttcacatatacaaacaaataaagaaCATTGTATAATTGTATACCCTTTTAGAAAGatcaacattaaaaaaaaatgtttcaaaatttttacattttctgTGCATTTGTATTGGGTATTTACGGTAAACTATAAACtgcaaaaaacaattattttattaaatttttgttgGTTGAAAATTATAAGAAACTGTTAATTACAAAGTAatgaatttataataaatatcagTATGTTTTTGGATAGTTAAAAGCAGGGGCGGATCTAGGATCAAATATAATTGGAGGCACACACATTTTTTCACTATACATATTTCTTGAGTTGGAAGCACTTATACAAATATTAAGCTAATtgttaagaaaaaatgaaaagtagATGGGGGACACGTGCCCCCGTAGGTCCTTCTCTCCGTCCGCCCctggttaaaagttaaaacaccAAATATGCATCACTATatctagtatttttttttttgaaataagaaAAGTATGCATTTATAAATCAATGTTGTGAAATCATATGTTTCAACATTATTGGAACGTGTGGAAGATTGGAAGTATAAAAGAAAGGCAAGGAGcggatattataaatataatgtgTGTGTAGTACACACTCAAGGCTTTAACGTGTTAGCGAATTCTGCGGAAGAAAATGGATATTCTGATCAAAATGAATATTCTCATTGAATATCCCGACGACTAATTCAAGATTTGATTGGTGTGGAGTTATTAGCAATAATGCTCAATTTTTTTAAGTCTTTCTCGGGTTAGTAATCCTTAGATAAATGAACTATATATCAAACTGGTAACATCTTTGACTTTTAGTTACAACCCAAAACGAGTTAAGATTtgataaatgaaataataagaAATGTACCACTATCTCGGCGATGACACGTGGTTGCCGGAGAGGGCGGAGGAGAAAAGCAAGAACACGAGTGAGAAGAAGAACGATACAGATTTGGAGTATGAGAAGAGGCAACGCGTAATGCAGAGGATCATCTCCTTGGAAGACTCCATTAGAGGTTGCTTTCATCGTTCCTGAACATGTTGTCCCGTTCGTTCCCATACCTTTTAGTTCTGCcgaaaatttaaaagtttttacgagttagtcattttctttttctttttttttttgtaaaaaagcttagtcatattttattgatagatacaaaagaaatattggacATAAAGAGCATATTAGTACACGAAATATCGATAGAAAAACATGAAATACTTACGGATGTTAATATCTGAAAACAGAAACGTGAGGGAAAAGTAAGAGTAGGGAGAGAGATGGAGTATCTGGCTCTTACTAGGGTTCCTTATATAGCCTCCAGTCTAACGAGATTACCTGTGATTGCGCGGGaatatttcttcttttcttttttgaaaaatatattatctggCTAGGGTTGACAACTGACAATAGGTGCTTTCTGAGGAAGTCTATATGTATTTTTCCATTATGGGATATGTAAGTGTACATTCcttttaatttatattcttcttaacaaaatatttttggtacATTGTTGTACATTTATAAATAGAATCaagtttttatttctatttttgttaaCAGTGAAAGTTTCTGACCAATAGTGATTTTTTTAACATGGATTCtcaatatatttatagatattttgaGGTAGATTTCTTGAATTTAAAATACTCAACCTAATAAATTAAAGTatcaataattttcttttactttGAGAACTTCTAAAAAATACCTTTAATACTAGTGTTCTAGCATTTAATCTCTTTCCGTTTTGGTGTCAATCTTtactataaaaaatttatatatcaaaaaggTGGTCTGAATCTATATCACAAAGTAATTAATTTTACACTACCATTCGACCATCAACACTTTGGTAAAATAAAAGGTAGCGATGTACTATAAAGTACTTAGTTTGTTTCTTGCATTTAAATAGAAAGCCCTTTTcggttacaaaaagaaaatgagaaaataactaggatagcactaaaaaattttttgtcacaaatatagcctttaagaataaaaatgatcaaaatagcacttaatgttttatcaaaagagataaatatacatttataccctaatggtaaattaatttagacattaaggtttagagttaaggggtggggtttaggatttagggtttagggtttagagtttaggggtgaggtttagggtttagggtttagagtataaggggtggggtttaggatttagggtttagggtttagaatttagggtttagggtttagagtttaggggtggggtttagggtttaggtttagagttaaaggggtgaggtttaggatttagggtttatggtttagagtttaggttttagggtttagagctgGGGAGTGgagttttgggataagatttcaaattttgaaaaataaaaaaattttaaatttttcaaaagataaaatattattttgatcattttagttttcgaggactatttttgtgacataaacttagaaatgtgctattttggagatttgcacaaagaaaataaaaaactctTCTGtcaaaaaatctatatatataaaaaaatgttggtctctCTCCTGTGAAGACACCTCAGCGCCACGTCATTAAGTCGAGTGTTCTGGTCTCGACACGTGTTTGTCAACTCCAAAGTGCTGCGTTTCAATTAATGGGATAAGTTTAATTTGGGCTTGCTAAAAACCAAGAAGTTTGACTTAAGATGAGCCATACAGCAAgactattatttttaaagttggtCTGTACGAAAAACATTATTTGACTTAGGTTATGAcatgtttcttcttcctcccgCTAAGAAAAAACTGCGGCGCTACTGTTCTCTGTTAGATTtattaaatacaattaatgttttcattaatatcaCCGACCCACTCATCCAAGACGTCTCATTCTATACATCTCCTATCTCAAATTGTTGTGGATTTACACCTATAAATAAGTGAGTTCAATTCAGTGAAGATCATCACTTTTTCCTTCCAAATCATTCCGTAGATTTCTACAGTCTTTTTTCGATTGTCGGCAACAGATTATTCTGTGttgatagctgcttgattatgaAACAAATGTTGATGTAGATTTGCTTGATAATCAGCTAGAGTCTGTTTTCCAGTTATTTATTTCCACCAGATAACCAGTCTCCGATCTAATCGAGAAATATTTCGAGACTTTGTTCTTAATTCTCTTATGTCTTGCGATTGATAGACTCTACTATCAGGAATAAAATCTCATGTCTTCAGGATTCTAATCCTAATCTCTCCTCTTAGTTGATGCAAATTTGGTACTTTACCTCCTGATGTTTCCTGGTTTGCCAATTTAGCAGATGATTTCTTTCGTGCACTCCATCTCTCGGATCTTCGTCAATTTTCGACAAAACCAAAGTCTGCATGTATTTTCCAGAATTGACTTTTCCTCTACTTGATTGGGTTTTGATGGGCCTCTTCGTGATTCTATCCAATGGGATACTAACATGGGCAACTGGTTTCGTTGATATAAAACTCTGGGCTATTATAATAATAGGATTTTTATTTGAAGTCTCAATCGAATCTGCCCCATTGGAGATGTAATATTTTACACTTCTTTGTTTCAATTGAATATCAGctctcaaataaataaataaactgaaGAGATAAAGACGCATTTGATTTTTCTCAAGGCCTTTCTTTTAAGATGATGGTgacgaaaatatatattaaaaaaatagagtaaatagCTTCTTTACGACTGTCCgatcatatatttttcttaacttTATTGAATAGAGTTATTTAGTAATGTTAAATCAAAGCCCGATTCaaagaaatacaaatacaaagtaGTAAATGCCAGTTTTGTAATTTgcaatttcttttattaaaaaacattatttcttttgaacaatagtttttttttactgaagcGAACAATAGTTTCCTATTAAGTTCTGTATTTATTGcggaaaacaaattaaataatgcATTTTCATTTAATCTATACACTGTATACTGTCTgtaaatgttttgaaaatcttcgtgacaaaaaaaaacttaattttgatCCATTAATTtgtcttaaaaaaaatcagtattcATTTAACTTTTAGTAAATccataaaaccctaaaaataagagaaaataacAAACACATGCCACTTGGGTTTCAATTCAAATAGCACCAGACTTTCACGTGCAAGTGAGGTAGTTTCCGTCTCTTACTTTTTTCTTACCTCTTCCAATAAAAcacaaacattatttttttttaaacacaacttTAGTaagtaaactatttttttttgtgttccaaacaaaaaaaaaactattagcgCCAAACTTATGAGTTTATATGGTCCTAAACAGGTTGTTGCCCTTTAAAAATAAGAGAACAAACGGTCTCCGACAATCTTTATGTGAGCTTCCAAGTAGGGCTGttaaatatttcttataaatcactggaaaaatatgaaacttagGGCTGAGACTTAAATTgcatgttaattttgaactcaAGTGATTTTccaaataaagttaaaaatttcATGTTAATTTAACATCCGAGTTAATACTTACAGTActaaaaacattcaaaaaaagttcaaaatcgTCTACCTATCATACCACcactaaaaactcaatattaaTTTTGCAGGGCCACAtaggaaaaccaaaaagaatTGTCATATTAACCCAAACAACATTTAAAAGACAAAATTTAAGGATCAGTTCACGGACTTAAGCTTCCTACTTTAAAAGGGCCAAACACTAAAATTGagatataacaaataaattatttagatgTTAATATGTAATAAATTACTGACATTAactaaatgtgattttttaaatactttaataaaaaaaactcaactGAAAATGATATAATAACTCAATCATAGTAATATCATAGAAGCAAAAagtcaaacaaaaattatttacaaattaactaaccaataacttaaattaataaaataatatatttcatacGCACTTTTTGCAAATGTGAAcctaaaacaaaaattacaaaattatataaaaaataataacatagatCACAAGTAAAATATATCCCGTCCGTACGGtgggccgaccctagtatataatataaaatacttagttttattgattttgtATCTATATCAAATATAGGTTTACAATAAGTACGCATGAGAACTTGAGAATCCATAGTTTTTACGTAGGGAACCAACCgtaatttatttttctccaAAAGTAATTCACccactttattaaaaaaatgagatATAACGAGTATataccaaatatatattttagaactaAACGAATTTGAAGTAGCCaggttaaaaataataatacaaataatatatttcaacgCTTACTAAGATGCTACTAAAATAAACTAGATCATTAAAGTTAATCAAATGAGATGATACATAAATTTGACAGGATATCATTCAGGTGGGGAAAAATTGAAAGTCATATTTGTGTACTTGCCACTTGTAAGATAGGCAAAAAATATGCTTTGCTTGTCTAAAGAagtaaacaaataattaaaagaaaaaatatacgtttgtcaaatatatatattagacttctgtgaaaaagtgtcaaatgTAGTTCTCTCTCtggttcaaagaaaaaaaaaagtagttctCTATTATCGCCATCATTAAACATCTTTCTATCAGCttgtgccaaaaaaaaaaacatctttctATCGGCCTTAAGTTGACCAAAGCTTCTTGATCGAGTTTTACCTCGCTCTGAAGCACATAAGCAATTCCATTTATACACATAAACACAAAATGAATATGATTTAaactttcaaaacaaaacaccgATCACCATTTGTTTATTACATACTCCgtccgtttcattttaattgtatttttaggtttatatacacatattaaaaaaacattaagttttgcatattttcaaaataaaaatatcattactaATACATCTAactatatttcaaccaataaaaaaatagatcagAGAATAttgtcaataaattttatattgaaattctaaaacgacacttatctttaaacaaaaattttattctACGACGACAATTAAACTGAAACGCTGAACTGATGTAAATTAAATGGAATTTATTATAGTTTATGTAGCACAAGTGAAAGAATAAGACAGTTAGTTTCTAAGATTTATGTTCTCAATTTTTTGGACAGGTGTAGCTCAACCCGTCATATGTGGTTAAAGCGTGAATACATATAAACGTTCGAATCACACTCACCGTTGCAATTACACAGTCAAGATGAAATAATGATCCATTTAATTGGGGTCTCAGTCGGCTTTAGATGGATTGGCTATTTTCTTTTGGAACCGATCGATGTACCGGGTTGAACGTCTTCAGGTTAAATGTTTACCATgtacgtgtcgcgcgacctgcgactTGCGATTAAGATTacgttcgtttacgtgtcgcgtgacctgcgacttgcgacctgcgactaaacCTGCAACATGCGACTAAaactatgttcgtttacgtgtcgcgcgacctgcgacctgcgaccagtcgcgcgatcaaaattttcttaatttttagtcgCTGTTTTTTAGGGCGACTTGAATGGGAACCCGCGACTGGTCGCGCGATCAGTCGCACGacatcaaaacgaacaacaatcTGCGACTTGCGACATGCGACCAATCGCAGGTCGCATGTTACGCGAcagcaaaacgaacaacaacctgcgacCTTGCGATCAGTCGCAGGTCGCATGTCGCAGGTCGCATGTCGCGCGACACCTAAACGAAGATGGCTGTTATAACGTATCCTTAGTATAAGAAACTCTTTTAATTTGACCTATATTGGCTGGAATTGAATTTACTTTGGGTAGGGAAATCTGTTTTGGGTCAACTTGAACCCTTATACTATATTAagattgattaaaaaaaaactactaataaaatagataaaacttCCGGTTCAAAATGACaagtataaataaatatgtatgcAATTTTCGAATCATCAAAAATCTAACATTCAATGATAGGGCTATTTTTGCTCTAAATATAACCTATATCATAATCCAGGTAGTATAAAAATGTTGAGAATGCAATGGTATATATTcccttatatatttttaaacgaAAACTTTGCATTATCCGTTCGAtaacttaattaaataaatccAGTGATACCTGCTGCAATGTCAGATTCCAGATTCAGAGTATTATCATTTAATAAGTTAATGTCAATGCTCGGTTGATTGAAAACGTAACATAAAATAATGTTGGTTGGCTATTGAATCACTTAGAAAAGTTAATTAttgttgcccaaaaaaaaagttaattattatatctaaaataactATAGTGGTGCATAAACTATTGTCAAATTATTGCCAGGTCtcataaaaaaagaattatattaATGATTAATGTTTACATAGATTATCATAAACCTTGAGTTGTCCAAAAGTTTGGGATAGTCTTGAATTGTAACTATGACTCATACGAATATGTAAGAATTAACTAACATATCCAAATTCAGTAATGTGTGTTAATTAGTGTATAAAGTAGAAAATCGTGGTACAATTCTCTGATCTACGCTTTGATTGTGCAGGGTGCAGGGTGCAGGCTGCATTGCACACCTGTAAGTATTTTGCCTGTCATGGTGAAATGGTAAACCTCTAAAAACTTAGATAAGattagttttcaaattataacCAGAAACAACTATAATCAATTCAAGAAATTACGAGCCGGCAAAATacgaaaaatatacaaataatggAGTTTT
The window above is part of the Brassica napus cultivar Da-Ae chromosome C3, Da-Ae, whole genome shotgun sequence genome. Proteins encoded here:
- the LOC125583811 gene encoding cation/H(+) antiporter 17-like, encoding MGTNGTTCSGTMKATSNGVFQGDDPLHYALPLLILQICIVLLLTRVLAFLLRPLRQPRVIAEIVGGILLGPSALGKSSKFLNTVFPAKSLTVLDTLANLGLIFFLFLVGLELDPKSLKRTGKKALSIALAGITLPFILGIGTSFVLRSSIADGVSKAPFLVFMGVALSITAFPVLARILAEIKLLTTDIGKIALSAAAVNDVAAWILLALAVALSGDGNSPLTSLWVFLAGCGFVLFCIYAVQPGIKWIAKRCPEGEPVKEQYVCYTLGIVLAASFVTDLIGIHALFGAFVIGVIFPKEGNFANSLVEKVEDLVSGLFLPLYFVSSGLKTDVATIQGAQSWGLLVLVIFTACFGKIVGTVGVSLYCKVPLDQSLALGFLMNTKGLVELIVLNIGKDRGVLNDQVFAIMVLMAIFTTFMTTPLVLAVYKPGKSITKGNFKNQTVEETNQSNKPLRLMFCFHSIMNIPTIVNLIEASRGTNRKESLSVYAMHLMELSERSSAILMAHKVRKNGLPFWNKDKPGTSSSDMVVVAFEAFRRLSRVSVRPMTAISAISTIHEDICRSAERKSVGMVILPFHKHVRLDRTWETTRNDYRSINKKVMDESPCSVAILVDRGLGGTTRVASSDFSLAITVLFFGGNDDREALAFAVRMAEHPGITLTVVRFIPSEEFKPENVKLEITEDQAGSCSGETRLTDIETITELKAKIKEQDTSRSDSDSVSQIVYEERIVKCHEEVCEAIKEYSRSNLFLVGKSPDGSVASGLNVLRSDTPELGPVGNLLTSSESVSMVASVLVVQQYVARCDSHVVGVLKSVTEEESPVKDTESP